The genomic window CCAAATGAACCAGCATTAAAAAGCTTAAAAGAAACACTTACTTTAATACTTGGGGATATAGCTAGATCGCCTTTAGAACTTTATGTTCAAGGAGCTAATTATAGCTTTACCCGGGAAGATTGGGCCTCGGCTCAAAAGTATTCAGAACGCTTAAAAACATTACAGCCTAAAGATAAACGCTTTGCTGCATTTGATTTATTTTATCAAGGGATGATCGCTTTAGCTGATAAAGACCCTAAAAAAGCAGAAGAGCTTTTTCGTCAAGGAATAAAAAAAGATGATAAAGCACCCTATTTTTATAATGCTTTAGGACGAGCATTATCTGAACAAAAGAAGGAAGAAGATTCCTTAAAATCTTACTTAAAAGCCGCTTCGCTAGCACCAGATTGGAATTATCCTTTAGTTAATGTTGCGTTAAAATATTTACGACGAGGAAACTTAGAAGAAGCTCAACGCTTTGCTTTAGGAGCATTAAGTGTAAATGTTAATGATGTAGAAGCTCACTCTGTATTAGGTAATATTTATGCTAGTGTTGGGAATTATGATGAAGCAATTAAGGAATATGAAATAGTGATTTCTCAGCGTCCTAATTCTATAGCAGATCAAATTGCTTATGGAAAATTGATGTTAGAAGAAGGGAATTTATTAGCAGCCGAAAGAGCCTTTAGCACGGCATTACAAGCTAATCCTAACGATCAAACAGCAAAACTTTATCTCAGTATTACTACTCAAAGATATTCTGATATTGTGCTTAATGATGCTACTAATCAATTAAAAGATGTTGCCTCAAAAAATAATAATGCCCAAGCACAAGTAGCAATAGCTGAAGGGGCAGCCCATAAAGGTAATACTACGCTAGCTATAGAAGCCTTTCAAGCAGCATTAAAAATAGAGCCTTGGCTTGCAGGTGCTAGATTAAAACTAGCTACCCTATTAGCTCAAACTGGCAAAACAGCAGAAGCCATTGCAGAATATCGTAATGTAAGTAAAACAAACCCATCATTAAAAGAAGCTTATTTTAGTCTTGGTAATTTACTTAGAAGAGAAGGGGATACTAAATCTGCAATTTTAGAATACCGTAAGGCTATTGCTGTAGCACCAAATTTTATACCAGCACATTCTAATTTGGCTATATTACTTCAAGAAATAGGGGAACTTGCGGCAGCGGCTGCTGAGTATCGAGCAATTTTATCTATTGAAGGAAATAATAGTGTTGCTGCTAGTGCATTAAAAGATCTTGAGGTAAAAATTGCTGAACAAAATAAACCTGAACCAGCTAAAACAGTAGAGGAACCAAAACCAACAAAACCAACAGAACCAGCTAAACCAAATGAAGAACCAAAAACTAACATTGAGAATAACAAATAAAAATTTTCTTAAGGAAAATATTATCTTGCTTGCTTCTAAAGATTAAGTTCGTTAGAATCGTCCCCAATAATCTTAATTTTTATAACTAAAAACTAGTAGATTTTAGTAACTTCCAAATGGGTTTTTTTGCTATGCAAAATTCTAAAAAAAAGTTAGCTCTTGACTTAAAAAAATTTCCTAACTTAGATAAGTTTTCTAAAAACTTAGAAAAATTTCCTAAAAACTTAGATAGTTTTTCTAAAGATAAATTTTTATTTGTTAAAACTCTAGTTGAAAATCCTATAGAACTTGGTCAAGTAACACCTAGTTCACGCTTTTTAGCAGAAGGAATGGTGGCTAGTTTAGATTTGGCTAATGCCAAAGCAGTAGTTGAATTTGGCCCTGGTACAGGAGCAATTACCAAAGCTATTGTTAAAAAATGTGGTGATAAAACTAAATTTTTTGCTGTAGAAACTAACGCTAATATGATTGAAATTTGGCAAAGACGTTTTCCAGAACATCAAATTATTCAAGATAGTGCAGAAAATATTGGCGAACTTCTAAAACGTAACGGTTTGGAACATGCAGACTATATTATCTCTAGTCTCCCTTTTGCTTTAATTGAACCAAAACTTGGGCAACGAATCTTAAATAATTCTTATGCCAGTTTGCGACCCGGCGGCGTTTTTGTTACTTATCAATATGTACATGCTAGGGTTATTAATAGTGTTATGAGGCTTTTAAGAAAAACTTTTCCTGTGGTTGATACGTCAGTAGTGTTTCGTAATCTGCCTCCTTCTTTTGTTTTTCGCTGTCAAAAACCTGAGTAAAAGAAAAATACAAAAAAATAAGAGAGTAACAATTTACTCTCTTATTTTCCTTAAGATTTTAGCTAATTTATTTTTTGGCTAATTCTTCAATTCTTTCATTTTCTTCAATGATAGTTGAGCGTAAAGCAATAAAAGCTCGTTGAACATTATCAGGTAAGCTATCACAATTAGCACAAGCATCTGCATTTCCTTTTAATGCAGTAACTCCACAAATTCCACAAAGACGACGGTTAGCTACTTCTTGATAAGATTTT from Blastocatellia bacterium includes these protein-coding regions:
- a CDS encoding tetratricopeptide repeat protein; the encoded protein is MRLLKLFAICLILTFPISSLAFQENEVKDKKEQTNKKEKKEKKEKQDKNKKEQDNQQENQANTEENQEQTPAPKPEPATNPLVTQIELAISLKQLIEPPGQNAYELYQILAKNSPNEPALKSLKETLTLILGDIARSPLELYVQGANYSFTREDWASAQKYSERLKTLQPKDKRFAAFDLFYQGMIALADKDPKKAEELFRQGIKKDDKAPYFYNALGRALSEQKKEEDSLKSYLKAASLAPDWNYPLVNVALKYLRRGNLEEAQRFALGALSVNVNDVEAHSVLGNIYASVGNYDEAIKEYEIVISQRPNSIADQIAYGKLMLEEGNLLAAERAFSTALQANPNDQTAKLYLSITTQRYSDIVLNDATNQLKDVASKNNNAQAQVAIAEGAAHKGNTTLAIEAFQAALKIEPWLAGARLKLATLLAQTGKTAEAIAEYRNVSKTNPSLKEAYFSLGNLLRREGDTKSAILEYRKAIAVAPNFIPAHSNLAILLQEIGELAAAAAEYRAILSIEGNNSVAASALKDLEVKIAEQNKPEPAKTVEEPKPTKPTEPAKPNEEPKTNIENNK
- a CDS encoding methyltransferase domain-containing protein, with product MQNSKKKLALDLKKFPNLDKFSKNLEKFPKNLDSFSKDKFLFVKTLVENPIELGQVTPSSRFLAEGMVASLDLANAKAVVEFGPGTGAITKAIVKKCGDKTKFFAVETNANMIEIWQRRFPEHQIIQDSAENIGELLKRNGLEHADYIISSLPFALIEPKLGQRILNNSYASLRPGGVFVTYQYVHARVINSVMRLLRKTFPVVDTSVVFRNLPPSFVFRCQKPE